A stretch of the Osmerus eperlanus chromosome 10, fOsmEpe2.1, whole genome shotgun sequence genome encodes the following:
- the LOC134028153 gene encoding WD repeat-containing protein 88-like isoform X1 — MDLKNIDPLSLDDTNDENKDDSKDQEKSVSLWEHEALSQIPIKVFRGHTDAVSNCHFCFDDTRVLTSSHDKTATLWDSDTGTSLQVFKGVHKSAITECTLVPKKNRLITASLDKTLVAWDLETGKIIWTAPHGGFVTSCSATGDGKLVASASDQENAIYLTNTDTGERVFYLKGHHKSTITQCRFDPQGQRVASVSNDTTIKLWDLVSNKTTLAINSNHTNVISSCSFNHNGHLLCSASWDKTLQLWDVYQGTFRSCGGAMLSRGHEGSISSCVFSNDSSLLVSGAFDRTVAVWDMAAFCRTLVLKGHLDWVTDVSISADKKWVASASKDSTVRLWNIENSEQIPEVIERRKAQGMGFHVLKCEECGKPFSLSRVETSDLITKCVFCRLKTPTRYHPQPPPLLSIN; from the exons ATGGATTTGAAAAATATCGACCCTTTGTCGCTCGATGATACAAATGACGAGAACAAGGATGACAGTAAGGACCAAGAGAAGAGTGTTTCGCTTTGGGAGCATGAAGCGCTTTCCCAG ATTCCCATCAAGGTGTTCAGGGGTCATACAGATGCTGTCAGCAACTGTCACTTCTGTTTTGATGACACAAGAGTCCTGACCAGCTCCCATGACAAGACTGCCACACTCTGG GATTCTGATACTGGGACCTCCCTCCAGGTTTTCAAAGGTGTGCATAAATCTGCCATCACTGAGTGTACCTTGGTTCCGAAGAAGAACAG GCTCATCACAGCATCGTTGGACAAAACCCTCGTTGCCTGGGACCTGGAGACAGGAAAGATAATA TGGACAGCACCTCATGGAGGCTTTGTGACGTCCTGCAGCGCTACGGGGGATGGGAAGCTGGTGGCGTCCGCCTCAGACCAAGAGAACGCCATCTACCTCACCAACACAGACACGGGAGAGCGGGTCTTTTACCTTAAAG GTCACCACAAGTCCACTATTACTCAGTGCAGGTTTGATCCACAGGGCCAGCGAGTGGCCAGCGTTTCTAACGATACGACTATCAAACTGTGGGACCTGGTATCCAACAAAACCACACTGGCTATAAATAG CAACCACACTAATGTGATCTCCAGCTGCAGCTTCAACCACAACGGCCACTTGCTTTGCAGTGCATCGTGGGACAAAACCCTGCAGTTGTGGGACGTCTATCAGGGGACCTTTCGCTCCTGTGGCGGGGCCATGCTGAGCAGGGGCCACGAAGGCAGCATCAGCTCATGTGTCTTCTCCAACGACT cctctctcctggtGTCGGGAGCCTTTGACAGGACGGTGGCCGTGTGGGACATGGCGGCCTTCTGCAGAACGCTCGTCTTGAAG GGACATTTGGATTGGGTGACTGATGTGTCAATCAGCGCTGACAAAAAGTGGGTAGCCTCTGCCTCAAAG GATTCAACTGTAAGATTGTGGAATATAGAGAACTCTGAACAGATACCTGAAGTTATTGAGAGAAGGAAAGCTCAAGGAATGGGCTTTCACGTACTAAAG TGTGAGGAGTGTGGAAAACCGTTCTCCCTGTCGAGAGTGGAGACTTCCGACTTGATCACGAAGTGTGTTTTCTGCCGATTGAAGACACCAACCAGATATCATCCACAGCCGCCTCCTCTCTTGTCTATTAATTAA
- the LOC134028153 gene encoding WD repeat-containing protein 88-like isoform X2, with translation MPRGDSDTGTSLQVFKGVHKSAITECTLVPKKNRLITASLDKTLVAWDLETGKIIWTAPHGGFVTSCSATGDGKLVASASDQENAIYLTNTDTGERVFYLKGHHKSTITQCRFDPQGQRVASVSNDTTIKLWDLVSNKTTLAINSNHTNVISSCSFNHNGHLLCSASWDKTLQLWDVYQGTFRSCGGAMLSRGHEGSISSCVFSNDSSLLVSGAFDRTVAVWDMAAFCRTLVLKGHLDWVTDVSISADKKWVASASKDSTVRLWNIENSEQIPEVIERRKAQGMGFHVLKCEECGKPFSLSRVETSDLITKCVFCRLKTPTRYHPQPPPLLSIN, from the exons ATGCCTCGCGGG GATTCTGATACTGGGACCTCCCTCCAGGTTTTCAAAGGTGTGCATAAATCTGCCATCACTGAGTGTACCTTGGTTCCGAAGAAGAACAG GCTCATCACAGCATCGTTGGACAAAACCCTCGTTGCCTGGGACCTGGAGACAGGAAAGATAATA TGGACAGCACCTCATGGAGGCTTTGTGACGTCCTGCAGCGCTACGGGGGATGGGAAGCTGGTGGCGTCCGCCTCAGACCAAGAGAACGCCATCTACCTCACCAACACAGACACGGGAGAGCGGGTCTTTTACCTTAAAG GTCACCACAAGTCCACTATTACTCAGTGCAGGTTTGATCCACAGGGCCAGCGAGTGGCCAGCGTTTCTAACGATACGACTATCAAACTGTGGGACCTGGTATCCAACAAAACCACACTGGCTATAAATAG CAACCACACTAATGTGATCTCCAGCTGCAGCTTCAACCACAACGGCCACTTGCTTTGCAGTGCATCGTGGGACAAAACCCTGCAGTTGTGGGACGTCTATCAGGGGACCTTTCGCTCCTGTGGCGGGGCCATGCTGAGCAGGGGCCACGAAGGCAGCATCAGCTCATGTGTCTTCTCCAACGACT cctctctcctggtGTCGGGAGCCTTTGACAGGACGGTGGCCGTGTGGGACATGGCGGCCTTCTGCAGAACGCTCGTCTTGAAG GGACATTTGGATTGGGTGACTGATGTGTCAATCAGCGCTGACAAAAAGTGGGTAGCCTCTGCCTCAAAG GATTCAACTGTAAGATTGTGGAATATAGAGAACTCTGAACAGATACCTGAAGTTATTGAGAGAAGGAAAGCTCAAGGAATGGGCTTTCACGTACTAAAG TGTGAGGAGTGTGGAAAACCGTTCTCCCTGTCGAGAGTGGAGACTTCCGACTTGATCACGAAGTGTGTTTTCTGCCGATTGAAGACACCAACCAGATATCATCCACAGCCGCCTCCTCTCTTGTCTATTAATTAA
- the gpatch1 gene encoding G patch domain-containing protein 1, with translation MTQWASVVSVTSEINMASDSDSDEDFVTYGIPLEPLEEDEPLKRPVPLHDQTVKDEKGRYQRFHGAFTGGFSAGYFNTVGTKEGWTPSTFLSSRQQKAEKKNARPEDFMDDEDLGEHGIAPSEITTTDEFASRRRDQIRDKARAITSMSAPIPGDTLLEDLVTPAKSSMGVELLRKMGWKDGQGVGPRVKRKALRQKEEPARKGYGCVLPPNGSEESEEDDGEFAPVDVTFAPKDVVPIDFTPKVDVKGLGYQGLNPQQALMGGGGSGNINLFTMDSDRASSLFGDNQKGPKRRGGVAGQAFGVGAMEDDDDDIYHRDTMSNYDKVLGGEEPGDGLYGWTAPQQYKKKKDYSIDASYIGKILEGFTLSSEAEKERKIFPPPILPRDYRPVHYFRPVVDMSSVSPIVAQALKTSRGHMAQEQSQPIGRHQLDSAHRRDMLGESALQGPSSVFDLLKSEDREKLASLRNTTATTPSSGPGPASSVPSAGSHSAMVSAGVAAAAARASAQKAMARRFQPPGEQEHQAVTAAWSGPTAQAQAGQAFKPFEKNPSKQARYELYINQIKQGDKDALEQSLDPAMTEWERGRERDEFVRAALLYKPSSSSLSSRFTRGKTEEIGDKVEVTRDQENDVDDKQAAVKMKMFGKLTRDTFEWHPDTLLCKRFNIPDPYPGSGIVGMPKVKRDKFSVFNFLTVLDSPTAATVPPPPASSKPSEPGKRSRWDQSVKAEEEKDPLSQFLSAARSEASGASGAQDDPATSASTPDPATKEQQEAGKEEEEEEEESRPSMDLFKAIFVSSSGEKSSSSEEEGEEEEGEEEEGEGGGGTADSVLASLFNINHKPAAASSRTQVKPDRTELTSTKAQTAPAGSAPDASAPPPPSQEEEEFGPRLPPPSSIKTEGSRPSLSPSAKLVKHKKKCKEKHKAKKVHKHKKEKKQKKKQKKQKHKGKKKSKKEVIVISSSDGSETDSEEDGDSGGPSTEELLKRLKNISGQK, from the exons ATGACTCAATGGGCTTCCGTAGTTAGCGTAACAAGTGAAATAAACATGGCGTCCGACAGCGACAGCGATGAGGATTTTGTGACTTATGGCATACCTTTAGAGCCTCTCGAGGAAG ACGAGCCCTTGAAAAGGCCAGTTCCATTGCACGACCAGACGGTGAAGGATGAGAAGGGTCGCTACCAGAGGTTTCACGGAGCCTTCACCGGAGGCTTCTCCGCGGGCTACTTCAACACTGTCGGCACCAAAGAAG GGTGGACACCTTCGACCTTTCTATCATCCAGACAGCAAAAAGCAGAGAAAAAAAATGCCAGGCCGGAAGATTTCATGGACGATGAG GACCTCGGGGAGCACGGTATCGCGCCCAGTGAGATCACGACCACTGATGAGTTTGCGTCCAGGAGGAGGGATCAGATCAGGGACAAGGCCAGGGCCATCACCTCCATGTCTGCCCCCATACCTGGCGACACGCTGCTGGAAGATCTGGTCACGCCAGCCAA GTCGTCCATGGGGGTGGAGCTACTGAGGAAGATGGGCTGGAAGGACGGCCAGGGGGTCGGGCCACGGGTGAAGAGGAAGGCCCTTCGGCAGAAGGAGG AACCAGCTAGAAAAGGCTATGGATGTGTTTTGCCACCAAACGGCTCGGAAGAATCTGAG GAGGACGATGGCGAGTTTGCCCCAGTGGATGTGACCTTTGCCCCCAAGGACGTAGTTCCGATTGACTTCACCCCAAAGGTGGATGTGAAAGGGCTGGGCTACCAAGGTCTGAACCCCCAGCAGGCCCTGATGGGTGGCGGAGGGTCGGGCAACATCAACCTGTTCACCATGGACTCAGACAGAGCCAGCAGCCTGTTCGGCGACAACCAGAAGGGGCCCAAACGCAGGGGCGGAGTGGCTGGACAG GCGTTTGGAGTGGGAGCCATGgaggatgacgatgatgacATCTACCACCGCGACACCATGTCCAACTATGACAAggtgctgggaggggaggagccaggggaCGGCCTGTATGGCTGGACCGCCCCCCAACAGTACAAGAAAAAGAAGG ACTACAGCATAGATGCCTCTTACATTGGTAAAATTCTGGAAGGATTCACCCTCTCCTCAGAGGctgaaaaggaaagaaaa atcttcccccctcccatcctgccCAGGGACTACCGGCCTGTGCACTACTTCCGGCCGGTGGTGGATATGTCCAGCGTCAGCCCCATCGTGGCCCAGGCCTTGAAGACCTCCAGGGGCCACATGGCCCAGGAGCAGAGCCAGCCGATAGGCCGGCACCAGCTAGACTCAGCTCACCGGAGGGATATGCTGGGGGAGTCAGCACTGCAAG GACCCAGCTCTGTGTTCGACCTTCTAAAatctgaggacagagagaaacttGCCTCTCTACGCAACACCACCGCCACCACACCCTCCAGCGGACCAGGACCTGCCAGCTCCGTCCCCTCGGCGGGGTCACACTCCGCCATGGTGTCTGCCGGCGTGGCGGCCGCAGCGGCCAGGGCCTCGGCCCAGAAGGCCATGGCCAGGAGGTTCCAGCCCCCTGGGGAGCAGGAGCACCAGGCGGTGACTGCAGCCTGGAGCGGCCCCaccgcccaggcccaggccggaCAGGCCTTCAAGCCCTTCGAGAAGAACCCCAGCAAGCAGGCGCGCTACGAGCTCTACATCAACCAGATCAAACAGGGAGACAAAG ATGCTCTTGAACAGAGTCTGGACCCGGCCATGACGGAGTGGGAGAGGGGCCGGGAGAGGGATGAGTTTGTCCGCGCTGCCCTCCTCTACAAGCCCAGcagctcctccctgtcctctcgcTTCACCCGGGGGAAAACTGAGGAGATCGGGGACAAGGTGGAGGTGACCCGTGACCAAGAG AACGACGTGGATGACAAGCAGGCAGCCGTGAAGATGAAGATGTTTGGCAAGCTCACCAGGGACACGTTTGAGTGGCACCCTGACACACTACTCTGCAAGAGGTTCAACATCCCTGACCCGTACCctgg ATCTGGAATTGTGGGGATGCCCAAAGTGAAGAGGGATAAGTTCTCAGTCTTCAACTTCCTGACGGTGTTGGACAGTCCCACGGCCGCCACGGTGCCTCCTCCACCAG CCTCTTCCAAGCCCTCGGAGCCTGGGAAGAGGTCCAGATGGGACCAGTCTGTCAAggcggaggaagagaaggatccTCTCAGCCAGTTCCTCAGCGCGGCTCGTAGCGAGGCCTCCGGGGCCTCCGGGGCCCAGGACGATCCAGCCACCTCAGCCTCAACACCAGACCCTGCCACCAAG GAACAGCAGGAAgctgggaaggaggaggaggaggaggaggaagagagcaggcCATCCATGGACCTGTTCAAAGCCATCTTCGTCAGTTCTTCAGGCGAGAAGTCATCCTcgtctgaggaggagggggaagaggaggagggggaagaggaggagggagagggcggaggaggcaCGGCTGACTCTGTTCTGGCCAGCCTGTTCAACATCAACCACAAACCTGCCGCTGCCTCATCCCGGACGCAGGTCAAGCCCGACCGCACAG AGCTGACCTCCACCAAGGCGCAGACCGCCCCTGCTGGCTCCGCCCCTGatgcctctgcccctccccctccgtcacaggaagaggaggagtttgGCCCCCGACTCCCACCCCCTTCATCCATAAAAA CTGAAGGTAGCCGGCCATCCTTGAGTCCCTCTGCGAAGCTGGTGAAACACAAGAAGAAGTGCAAGGAGAAACACAAGGCCAAGAAGGTGCACAAACACAAGAAGGAGAAAAAG CAGAAGAAGAAACAGAAGAAGCAAAAACACAAAGGGAAGAAGAAGAGTAAGAAGGAGGTGATCGTCATCAGCTCCTCTGACGGGAGCGAAACGGACAGCGAGGAAGACGGAGACTCTGGGGGACCGTCTACAGAAGAGCTGCTCAAAAG GTTGAAAAACATTAGTGGGCAAAAGTGA